From a region of the Candidatus Pantoea bituminis genome:
- the tctD gene encoding transcriptional regulator TctD, with product MRLLLVEDTVELARWLQKALTQKGFAVDWVADGVAADHMLHSEEYVLVVLDVSLPRMDGIEVLTRLRRRGKNVPVLLLTARSALDDRVRGLNQGADDYLTKPFELDELEARLRALLRRSQTHSAQNQALGQLTRDPEGYFLLADKPLALTPREASILTTLMQRGGRPVSRQHLYEQTFTLADDVSLESIELYVHRVRKKLAGSDVAIVTLRGLGYSLETVPCG from the coding sequence ATGCGTCTCTTACTGGTTGAAGATACGGTTGAGCTGGCGCGCTGGTTGCAGAAAGCGCTAACGCAAAAAGGATTTGCCGTGGATTGGGTTGCGGATGGTGTAGCGGCGGATCACATGCTGCACAGCGAGGAATATGTTCTGGTGGTACTGGATGTTTCGCTGCCGCGTATGGATGGTATTGAGGTGCTAACGCGGCTGCGTCGGCGCGGAAAAAATGTGCCGGTTTTATTACTGACTGCGCGCAGCGCGCTCGACGATAGGGTGCGCGGGCTGAATCAGGGAGCCGATGATTACCTCACTAAACCCTTTGAGCTGGATGAACTGGAAGCGCGGTTACGGGCACTGTTGCGGCGAAGCCAAACGCATTCTGCGCAAAACCAGGCGCTAGGCCAGTTGACACGCGATCCTGAAGGCTATTTTTTGCTGGCGGACAAGCCGCTGGCGTTGACCCCGCGCGAAGCCAGCATACTTACAACCTTGATGCAGCGAGGAGGGCGCCCGGTTTCACGCCAGCATCTTTATGAACAAACGTTTACCCTGGCTGATGATGTCAGCCTGGAAAGCATTGAGCTTTACGTACACCGGGTACGTAAAAAACTGGCCGGTAGCGATGTCGCGATTGTGACGCTACGCGGTCTGGGATACAGCCTGGAAACGGTGCCATGCGGCTAA